From a region of the Nitrospira sp. genome:
- a CDS encoding SDR family oxidoreductase, with protein MRILITGNMGYVGPLVLRRLRESHPQATLIGYDMGYFAHCLTGASRLPESQADQQYFGDIRHVPEQILQGIDAIVHLCAISNDPMGATFEKVTLDINHRASIDLAGKAKRAGVKAFVFASSCSVYGFAEGGPRREEDALNPLTAYAKSKVRTEQDLAELASETFTATCLRFATACGMSDRLRLDLVLNDFVASAVATKRINILSDGTPWRPLIHVQDMARAIDWAVRRDHRDGGTFLTVNVGSDTWNYQVKDLADAVANLVPNVEVSINKDAQPDKRSYRVNFDKFTKLAQGFLPMVDLQSAVKNLHDGLIAMRFRDQEFRAGDLIRLVTLKRLRENGQLTDELVWKERTNG; from the coding sequence ATGAGAATTTTGATCACCGGCAACATGGGGTATGTAGGTCCATTGGTTCTGCGCCGATTGAGGGAATCGCATCCTCAGGCTACCCTCATCGGCTACGATATGGGCTATTTTGCGCATTGTCTCACAGGTGCTTCCCGACTCCCTGAAAGTCAGGCCGATCAGCAATATTTCGGGGATATCCGACATGTTCCTGAGCAGATCCTGCAAGGAATCGACGCCATCGTGCATCTCTGTGCCATCTCAAACGATCCGATGGGCGCCACTTTTGAAAAGGTTACCCTCGATATAAACCATCGAGCGAGTATCGATCTTGCCGGGAAGGCAAAGCGAGCGGGGGTTAAAGCGTTTGTGTTTGCGTCAAGCTGTAGCGTGTACGGATTCGCCGAAGGTGGTCCCCGTCGAGAGGAGGATGCTCTGAATCCTCTTACGGCGTACGCGAAATCGAAAGTCCGAACCGAACAAGATCTGGCCGAGCTTGCATCAGAGACATTCACTGCAACTTGCCTCCGATTTGCAACGGCTTGCGGAATGAGCGATAGACTTCGGCTCGATCTTGTACTGAATGATTTTGTGGCAAGCGCGGTTGCCACAAAACGCATCAACATCCTCAGCGATGGGACACCATGGCGCCCGTTGATTCACGTTCAGGACATGGCCAGGGCAATCGATTGGGCAGTGCGACGAGACCATCGGGATGGAGGGACCTTTTTGACGGTTAACGTGGGAAGCGACACATGGAATTATCAGGTGAAGGATTTGGCGGATGCGGTGGCCAATCTTGTGCCGAATGTTGAGGTGTCGATCAACAAAGATGCGCAGCCGGATAAGCGCTCATACCGGGTGAACTTTGACAAGTTCACTAAGTTGGCGCAAGGATTTCTCCCTATGGTTGATCTTCAAAGCGCCGTGAAGAACCTCCATGATGGGCTCATCGCCATGCGGTTTCGCGACCAAGAGTTCCGGGCCGGTGATTTGATACGACTCGTTACGTTGAAGCGACTAAGGGAGAACGGACAACTGACCGACGAACTCGTCTGGAAAGAGCGAACCAATGGCTGA
- a CDS encoding class I SAM-dependent methyltransferase, translated as MGQSVCRSCGTMLKSTFVDLGMSPLANSYLKPEQLNRMEAFYPLHVYVCETCLLVQLEQFSSPHDIFSDYAYFSSFSDSWLAHARAYVDMIVARFKLHHRSRVVEIASNDGYLLQNFISRGIPVLGVEPAANVAEVAKKKGINTKVAFFGEKTALDLTAEGWGADLIVGNNVLAHVPDLNDFVRGLKMLLNPTGLVTMEFPHLLQLMRQNQFDTIYHEHFSYFSFIAVEQVFARHGMKLFDVEELSTHGGSLRIYACHENDTSKPTETRVRELKLREETAGFNKLSHYLSFGPQVESTKRQLLSFLISAKQEGKRVVGYGAPAKGNTLLNYCGVRTDFIDYTVDRSPHKQGHFLPGVHIPIYEPERVSLTHPDYLLILPWNIREEVMQQMNYIREWGGKFVVPIPEVQVYS; from the coding sequence ATGGGACAATCAGTGTGTCGGTCATGCGGTACGATGCTGAAGAGCACGTTCGTCGATCTTGGCATGTCTCCGTTGGCCAATTCTTACCTCAAACCCGAGCAGCTGAATCGTATGGAGGCCTTCTATCCGTTACACGTATATGTGTGTGAAACGTGTCTGCTGGTCCAGCTAGAGCAATTCTCAAGCCCGCACGATATTTTTTCTGACTATGCCTATTTCTCATCTTTTTCAGATTCGTGGTTGGCTCACGCTCGAGCCTATGTCGACATGATCGTGGCACGGTTCAAATTGCATCATCGTTCTAGAGTTGTGGAAATCGCCAGTAACGACGGATATCTTCTGCAGAATTTCATATCGCGAGGCATTCCTGTGCTAGGAGTCGAGCCTGCCGCAAATGTAGCTGAGGTCGCGAAGAAGAAGGGGATCAATACCAAGGTGGCCTTCTTTGGGGAAAAGACCGCGCTCGACTTAACGGCTGAAGGATGGGGCGCTGATCTTATTGTTGGAAACAACGTGCTGGCTCATGTCCCTGATTTGAACGATTTCGTGAGGGGACTCAAGATGCTGCTGAATCCAACGGGTCTGGTCACGATGGAATTCCCCCATCTCCTTCAGCTCATGCGGCAGAATCAGTTTGATACGATCTATCACGAACACTTTTCCTATTTTTCGTTCATAGCCGTTGAACAGGTGTTTGCGCGTCATGGAATGAAACTGTTCGATGTGGAAGAATTATCGACTCATGGCGGATCTCTCCGAATCTACGCGTGCCACGAGAACGATACGTCCAAACCTACTGAGACGCGGGTAAGGGAGCTGAAATTACGAGAAGAGACGGCAGGATTTAATAAGCTGAGTCACTACCTTTCATTTGGCCCACAGGTCGAGTCAACGAAGAGGCAGCTGCTCTCATTTCTGATCTCTGCCAAACAGGAAGGCAAGCGTGTTGTCGGTTATGGAGCTCCGGCGAAAGGCAATACGCTGCTCAACTATTGCGGCGTTCGGACGGACTTCATTGACTACACCGTCGACCGAAGCCCCCATAAGCAAGGCCATTTTCTGCCCGGGGTCCATATCCCGATTTATGAGCCGGAACGAGTTTCCCTGACACACCCTGACTATCTCTTGATTCTGCCCTGGAATATCCGGGAGGAAGTCATGCAGCAGATGAACTACATTCGGGAGTGGGGAGGGAAGTTTGTCGTTCCGATTCCTGAAGTCCAAGTGTATTCATGA
- the rfbC gene encoding dTDP-4-dehydrorhamnose 3,5-epimerase: MIFTETGLKGVFVIDPEPARDERGMFARIWCQKESEEQGLAVTWVQSSVSVNTHRGTLRGMHYQAAPNEEVKLVRCTAGTIYDVVVDLRPASPTYCQHVAITLSADTRRAVYIPKDCAHGFLTLEQNSEVLYHMSEFYMPASARGFRWDDPAFKIAWPAPILVMSEKDRTWPAFVMNGPLKP; the protein is encoded by the coding sequence ATGATCTTCACGGAAACCGGCCTCAAGGGTGTATTCGTAATTGATCCTGAACCGGCACGAGATGAACGTGGCATGTTCGCCAGGATATGGTGCCAAAAGGAGTCTGAGGAGCAGGGCCTTGCCGTCACGTGGGTTCAATCGAGTGTCTCAGTGAATACCCACAGAGGAACCCTGCGGGGGATGCACTATCAAGCGGCTCCGAATGAGGAAGTGAAATTGGTCCGATGTACCGCGGGGACTATCTATGATGTGGTTGTAGACTTACGGCCTGCATCGCCCACGTATTGTCAGCATGTGGCAATAACACTATCAGCAGACACTCGCCGGGCCGTCTATATTCCGAAAGATTGTGCCCATGGGTTTCTCACACTCGAGCAAAATAGTGAAGTGTTGTACCACATGTCGGAGTTCTACATGCCTGCCAGCGCTCGGGGATTCCGATGGGATGATCCAGCGTTCAAGATCGCCTGGCCGGCACCTATCTTGGTCATGTCGGAGAAGGATCGAACCTGGCCGGCATTTGTCATGAACGGACCCTTGAAACCATGA